The genome window CCCTTAGGGTTATCGGCAAACCTAAGCTGAAAGGTTAGGTGAAACGGGGGTAGCCTGGGTTCGCGGCTCCCCACCTCCTAGAGAACGAGGCGGGCACGAAATTGTCAATCGAGCGGTGAATGAAAATTACTCACCTCAACGATGGATGGAATGAGCGGAACAAAAAAACCCGCTGACCTGAGGTCAGCGGGTTGGGTAGCACCGGATGCTCGCAAGGGTTGGTTACTTGCGGCCCAGGCGTCGGGAGACTAGGGACAAACCGGAAACAGCGAAGCCGAGCAGCGCGAGGGTGGCACCGCCATCGGGCACACGGCCGATCAGATTGTCGTTGCCGCAACCCATCGTCAGGTGGAACAGATTGTCGTCCGTTTGGGACAGCTTGATCCCGGTCGTCGCGAGGTTGATCTCACCGATGAAGTGAGCTCCGCCCGTGACTTGGGAGCCGTCTTCCAAGGTGATGGTGGAGGTCTGGTCCAGGGTGACTGACAAGGAACCGGAGCCAACTTTGGTCAGGCCCTCGATCGACCGGTCATTCAGCTTATAGGGGTTCGACAGGCCCTTTACCGTGCTCTCGTCGAGGAGCTCGGTCGTCAAGCCGGCCAGCGCATAGACATCATACGTTCCAGCACCGATCGAGTATCCCGAGCGGTTGTTGAAATGGATGACATAGTCATACTTAAACTGGCTGTTGTTGTTGACACCGTTGATGGCGGCGTCACTCCCCGTGTAGTCGGTGGACTTCCACTTCGCCGTGTTCGCACGACCCACAAAGATATCGCCCAAGCCGAACGGATTGTTGCCGTTCAACAAGTCGTATCCCGAATAAATCTTGAGACTGCTGCCATTCAAAGTGAAGGCCTCGAGATCCCAGGATTGGTTGCCAATCGTACCCGGTTCGGTCTCCTGGTCTTCGCCACCCTGGTTCTTGCCAGGCGCGCCCCAACCTGCGGAGTTAGGACCTTGGGTATCGTTGATGGTGATGTTCTTTGCAAAGGAGGGAGCGGCAAAAGCCAGCATCGCCACCGTGCTCAAGACTAATGATTTGGTATACTTCATAGGACTTCCCTCCTTTAGCTCTTTTTGTGCCAAAAAGTTAACAACTCTGTAAGGTTCCTGATTGGAGCCGGATCGGGAAAAAATGCGGGTTTTATGTGAGGCTATTGGTCTTTGGAAAGGCGTAAACCGTAAGGTTCTCTTACACTTTGCTGGGTCGGACCTGGAAGTGCTGTGCCTGCGGGTCAACAGGATAGCGGGTGGGTTAATGGCGAGTTGAAGGGGTGATGGCTGGTTTTGCGAAGTCGTTGCCGATTCGTCATCACAACGTAACGCTAGCCACTCACTGTTCTTCTCAATGGTGTCAGCTCCCCATCTTGTTTTGCATGAAATTCACCTGAACCCGGGTCAGGAGTGGGCGTTTGCTGTGGATGGGTGGAGGTTTTTTAGCGTGGTGTCGGGGCAGGGATATTGGCTGAGTGATCCGGTTCGAAGTTTAGACACCGGCGAAGCGTTTATGATTTCGCCGATTACAAAAGGCGTCCTTCGGGCAAGTCAGTTGGCGGGGCTTTCGGGGGTCTACTTCCAATTTCATCCCGATCGGCTGACGGACTTGCTGACGCCGGTGGAGCGTCACTTCCTGGAAGCCAAGCAAACCCTGGAACGTTTGGCGCTCAGGCATTTCCCAGCGAACGACCCGGTGGCCTTGGAGTTTGCTTCCTTGGCTGCGCGCTCTTCACCGGACGCTTCCTTGGCGAGTCGTTCGAGCGTCCTTCGGTTGATCGCTATGGCCGTCGGGATTGGGCCGGGGGTTTTGGCATCGGACAGCGAACGGCGGTCCAGCGCTGCCGAGCGGTTCCAAGCACTGCTTGGCCGCATCACTGAGGCGGAGTTTATCCGTTGCAGCGTCGAGAGTCTGGCTCTGCAATGCCGGTGCAGCACGCGACACCTCAGCCGATTGTTTCGCACCACTTTTTCGCTGTCCTTCAGCGCTCGCCAAACCGAGTTGAGAATGCAGAAGGCGGCTCAGATGCTTCGCGAGACGGATTTACGCATTGCCCAAATCGCCTCGGAATGCGGTTACCGTCACATCGGCCTGTTTAACGCGACGTTCAAGAGACGGTGGAAACGCACTCCGAGCGAGTGGAGGCAAGCTTCCCGCAGCGCAGACTCTTCTGAGGTGGCCTAGATGAACTGGGCTTTCTCGCCCTTGAGGATGGCCAGGAACTGTTTCACAGCCGGCGAGAGCACCTTATTCTTCTTGTAGATAGCTGCCAGCGGTCGATGGAACTGAACATCCTCGAGCCGGACCTCGATTAGGGTGAGCTTCGCGATCTCTTGTTCCACAGTGCCTTGCGGCACGATGGCGATCCCGGCGTTGATTTCCACCGCGCGTTTCACCGTTTCAATATTATCGAACTCCATGACGTGCTGGACTTGCACTTCCTGATCCTTCAGCACCCGATCGATAGCCTGGCGCGTGGGGATATCTGGTTGAAATCCGATAAATTTCATTCCGTTGAGTTCGCCCAGCTTCACGGTCTTTCGTTTGGCGAAGGGGTGTTCGGGATGGCAGATCAGCACCATGACATCTTTCCTCAGGGCCACCACCTCCAATTTGGGATCCTTGTTGGGATAGGCCACCAACCCGAGGTCAACCACATTGCTTAGAACATCGTCGTAGACCTGATTCGACCGACGGTATTCCACGTGAACATTGACCGTTGGATAGCTCTTCAGGAACTTCTTGAGATAAGGCGGCAAGTCATGGAGTCCGATGCTGTAAATGGTGGCGACGCGTATCGCGCCGGAGATGACATTCTTGATCTCCTGCAGTTTGCTAAAGAGGCCCTCGTAGGTCTGGATGATCTGTTTGCTATACTCGTACAGCACCTGACCCTCACGGGTCAGCCTGAACTTCTTTTTGCTCCTCTCAATCAGCAGAGACTTGAACTGGCGCTCCAAAGAGCTGATCTGTTGGCTCACAGCGGACTGGGTTACCCCGTTAATCTGGGCTGCCCGCGTGAAACTCTCGGTTTCGGCCAGATCACAAAACACCTTCAAGCTCTCGATTTGCATAGCAACGGCGCGAGCATAGTGGACGGCCGGACGAAGTCAAAGGACGGACTTAATAGACATGGATTCCTTGCCCCTCGTGCTTGACGGCCCAAGATATTGTATCCTAGGGTGAGTTCACCCACATTAGGCTGTGGGTTCCTGTTTATTATGCGGTGTCCGAAATGTGGCTGTGTTGATGACAAAGTGATCGACTCTCGCACCTCGCGCGAGGGTGCCACGATTCGTCGCCGCCGGGAGTGCCTGGAATGCCACTTTCGTTTCACCACCTATGAGCATGTGGAACTTCCTACCCTGATGGTGGTTAAGCGGGATGGGCGACGAGAGGAATTCTCTCGCGAGAAGCTGGCGGCTGGGATTCGCCGAGCCTGTCAGAAGCGGCCAGTGAGCGAGGAGGCGATCGTATCGGTGGTGGAAACCATCATGACGGATCTTTCGAACGCCTATGAGGGAGAGGTTCAGGGCAAGGACATTGGCGCGCGGGTGATGGATGAGCTGCGCGGGTTGGACCCGATTGCCTACGTTCGTTACGCAAGCGTCTACCGTCGTTTTGAGGAGGCCACCGATTTTGTTCAAGAGGTCAAGAAGCTGGAGACCAAACATGATACACTTACGGCACGATTGCCTGGTCTTTGAATTTCCCACGGGTGAAATGATTCCCTGCACCGCCGAGGAGATTGCGCTTGAGCTTTCTCTGGAGCCCGGGCAGGCCTTCGATCCCGAGGTTCTGAAAAATGCCGCTGCGGCAGTCCTTCACTATTTTCGCCATGAGCTGCAGCGTCAGGAGGTTTCGCTGAAGGAATTTGCGACGGCCTTGCGGCGGGTGCTCAAGGATTTGGGCTTCGACCTCAAGGAATATGAGGTGAAGGTAACTTCCCCCACAATCCCATCTGGCTCAAGCTCCGCTGCCTCTGGCAGCCTGGTTCCAGCGGTGGACTCGGTTGCGGTATCCTCCGGGCTAACGACGGAGATCGACTTGGGATCTCTCGAGAAGCAAAGTGGTGGCGCCGGTGAACTTCAGTTCTTCCAGAGCCTCAAGGCCGACTTCCTGGACCGACTGCAGTCCAATCCTCAGATTATCGTGTGTCACGGGCTCCGCAGCTGCTCGAAAAACCTGTGCGCGGCGCGGCGCTGGTCGGATCGGTGTCAGGAGCTCAGTGACGATATCGTGCGCTTCCTCCGAGCCTGCTTGAAAGACTACGCCGATGGACGGCGTCCGGTGTTGTGCGTTCGCTGAACCCAGACCTGGTTTCCCTCCTATGAGTCAGACCCTCTTCGAGAAGATTATCGCCCGTCAGATTCCCGCTCGCATCGTCTACGAAGATGACCTGGTGCTCGCGTTCCATGACGTCAACCCTCAGGCCCCGGTCCATGTTCTGATCATTCCCAAAAAGCCTTTGCCACGAGTGGCTGCTGCGGGGGCGGTCGATCAAATGCTGCTGGGGCATCTCATGCTGAAGGCGGCCGAGGTGGCGGCCCTGGTGGGGATCCAGGAATCCGGATATCGGCTGGTGATTAACAACGGCCCACACGGAGGCGAGTCGGTGCCGCACCTGCATTGCCATCTGTTGGGTGGACGTCAGCTGTCTTGGCCGCCGGGTTGAGCGGTCCACTTCTTGAGGCGAACCACTTCATGGCCGGTGCACTCCCACTCCTCTAGGCTTTCCAGTGTGTCCTTCTTGCAGGCCTTGTAGGCCTCAGGCAGCGATCGCTTCGAAATGCGCTTCTCACCAACTCCCTCGGCAGTGCACCCAGTCGCCAAGGCGTAGCCCTTGTAGACACGGGGGCTTCCCAGAATGCGCACCGCTCCCGCTGGCAATGGCGCCGCGGGTCGACGATCCAAAACCAGATAGCTCAGTGGTAGGCTGCGAAGGTCGATGCCCGCGGCTTGACCGAATCGCATCCAGTCGGGATCGGTGAAGATCGCCGAGGGCGGAGCGGCGAAAAAGTGGCACCAATGCGACGTGTTGTCTTCGGCCAGCAGGCCGCAGCGCGAGGCGTGGACGCAGGGTGCTATCACTTGAACCCCAGCCTCGGCCCGCAGCCGTTCACGCACGGCGATCAGCCGGCGGCTCGCATCGTAAGTCCCGGGCTCTACCCAGATAACGGCCGAGGCTTCGCGGACGATCGAAATCAGCTCCTCCAGGCCCGACTCGGTCAGCTCGGTGAGCACGTGGCTCAGGAGGAGCAGTCCTCCGGGTGAATTCTGGGAGATCCGCTGTTTCAGATCCGGAAAGAATTTTAGAGCGGTCTGCGACGCGTAGTTGCTCGCCAGATGGGACCGGTCCCATAGCGCCAATCCTCCAGCTAGGGTTTGCGGGAAGGCACGGAAAACGCAGCGATGCGCGATTCCGCTGCCACAGCCCCAGTCGAACACCTCGGCTTCCGGAGGTTTCCAGCCGCGTATCTGGAGCTCGTTTAAGACATAGTCCCACTTCCAACCAATGCGCTGAGCGAAGGTCTGGTCATAGGCATACAGATCCGCGGCGGAACGCCAGTAGTCATCCAGACCGGCATCGGCGTTCAGGAACCCTTTCCGGAGGCGATCCAAGCAGTCCCAATCAATGGCTTCCCAGGGATTCGACAAAGCAGGTGTCTCTTTCAACTAGAGGTGGAGATGAGCCCACAGCGCTTCGGGTGTGACTCGCAGGTTGATGTAGAAGGAGCCGAACTCCCCGAAACGCGCGGTGACTTCGTCGAATCGCATCTCATAAACGATCTCCTTGATGGGATCCACCTGCTTGGCCACCAGCGTTACACCCCATTCCCAATCGTCTAGGCCCACCGATCCGGTGATCAGCTGCGTCACGCGGCCGGAGTATTTTCTGCCGACCCGCGCGTGTCCGCCCATGAGCGTTTTGCGAGTGGGAAAGTCGAGCGAGTACCAATTGTCGGCCCCGAGCCGGCGTTTGTTCATCGGATAGAAACACATGACTTCCCAGTCCGGCAGCTCGGGATACAGCCGATAGTGCGTGTATTCGGCCATCCGCTGACGAAACTCCTCCATCTTTTGAGTGAACTCCGCAGAGTCCGCGGCCACTTTTTCGCGCTCGATCAGCTGCTTGCGATGGTCGTCCTCGGACGACATGTATTCGCTCAGTTCAGTGACGGAGAAGTATTGGTAGATGGGCTCCAGGACTCCGGGCGGGAAGGCGAACTCGATATCGCGGTGCAACTGGGCAGCTTGCCCCATTTCGCTGGCCAAGATCATCACGGCGATGTCGGCCTTCCCGCTGATGTTGGCGAAAAGGGAGACGCGCGGATGGGAGGCATTGGCATTCGCTGCGCAAATAGCTTCGAGCCGACGGCGGGTGGCCACCGAGGCGTCAGCCGGCAGCGCGGCCCAGGCGACGCGGTTAATTCGATAGAACAAATGCATCACGTGGATGCCCTGATTCAGTTTTACTTGGGGCAAGTTCATGCTCGAGGAGAGGGTTTACGCTGGAAAGGGAGGTTTGCCAATACCGGATAGGGAGGAATCGTCCGGGCGGGGACGGATTCCCTCATCCACTTGCGAGAGACGCTCTGAGCGGACGAGTCCGATCGGGTGAAGACCTAAGGGGAAATCTCGGTCCGGCTCATGCCTGCCAAGGCTTTTCGAAGCGCCCGGAGCGGTTCGGCGAGGCGGGAGGTCAGACCGATGGAGTGCTCACGGTTTCCGATGCCGCAGATCACGCCAAACGTCTCCTGTCCATTGCGCAGGGAAAGCAGCAAGAGGGGATTCCCCTCCACCTTGGTCTTCAACCAATCCGGTATATACTTGCGAATGCTTGGCTCGTTGGGGCTCTGAACCAGCACGTCCTCTCCACGACTGAGGCAGATCGTGAACACATTCCGACTGTCCAAAGAGAGCAGTGACTGCCCTCGGATGCTCTCGAAAAGACTGCCGCGACCCAGCCGGGCTGACCAGGTCGGCAGTATCTCGTCGCGTAGGAAGACGACACTCTGGGCTAGCTTGAGTTCGTCATGCAGCAGTTGCAGGACTTGCGTCAAAGCCTCCTCCAAGGAAATGGCTCGCCCGCTGCTGGTCCCCCACTGAGAGATGAGCTCTTGGAACTTGAGATCTCCATCGGCCGACTTCCGGAGCGACTTGGTATCCACCGAGGGCCGAAGTCCTGCCTCCTTGTCTTTGGTGATTGATTTCGGTGCGGAAATGTTCGCCAGTCGCTTCATGAGCGGATTGCTGAACATCTTCAGCCCATGGGCTTGTCCGAATCCCTGAAGACGCTTTTC of Verrucomicrobiales bacterium contains these proteins:
- the nrdR gene encoding transcriptional repressor NrdR; this encodes MRCPKCGCVDDKVIDSRTSREGATIRRRRECLECHFRFTTYEHVELPTLMVVKRDGRREEFSREKLAAGIRRACQKRPVSEEAIVSVVETIMTDLSNAYEGEVQGKDIGARVMDELRGLDPIAYVRYASVYRRFEEATDFVQEVKKLETKHDTLTARLPGL
- a CDS encoding histidine triad nucleotide-binding protein; this encodes MSQTLFEKIIARQIPARIVYEDDLVLAFHDVNPQAPVHVLIIPKKPLPRVAAAGAVDQMLLGHLMLKAAEVAALVGIQESGYRLVINNGPHGGESVPHLHCHLLGGRQLSWPPG
- a CDS encoding heme-dependent peroxidase; translated protein: MNLPQVKLNQGIHVMHLFYRINRVAWAALPADASVATRRRLEAICAANANASHPRVSLFANISGKADIAVMILASEMGQAAQLHRDIEFAFPPGVLEPIYQYFSVTELSEYMSSEDDHRKQLIEREKVAADSAEFTQKMEEFRQRMAEYTHYRLYPELPDWEVMCFYPMNKRRLGADNWYSLDFPTRKTLMGGHARVGRKYSGRVTQLITGSVGLDDWEWGVTLVAKQVDPIKEIVYEMRFDEVTARFGEFGSFYINLRVTPEALWAHLHL
- a CDS encoding LysR family transcriptional regulator, with product MQIESLKVFCDLAETESFTRAAQINGVTQSAVSQQISSLERQFKSLLIERSKKKFRLTREGQVLYEYSKQIIQTYEGLFSKLQEIKNVISGAIRVATIYSIGLHDLPPYLKKFLKSYPTVNVHVEYRRSNQVYDDVLSNVVDLGLVAYPNKDPKLEVVALRKDVMVLICHPEHPFAKRKTVKLGELNGMKFIGFQPDIPTRQAIDRVLKDQEVQVQHVMEFDNIETVKRAVEINAGIAIVPQGTVEQEIAKLTLIEVRLEDVQFHRPLAAIYKKNKVLSPAVKQFLAILKGEKAQFI
- a CDS encoding VPDSG-CTERM sorting domain-containing protein, whose translation is MKYTKSLVLSTVAMLAFAAPSFAKNITINDTQGPNSAGWGAPGKNQGGEDQETEPGTIGNQSWDLEAFTLNGSSLKIYSGYDLLNGNNPFGLGDIFVGRANTAKWKSTDYTGSDAAINGVNNNSQFKYDYVIHFNNRSGYSIGAGTYDVYALAGLTTELLDESTVKGLSNPYKLNDRSIEGLTKVGSGSLSVTLDQTSTITLEDGSQVTGGAHFIGEINLATTGIKLSQTDDNLFHLTMGCGNDNLIGRVPDGGATLALLGFAVSGLSLVSRRLGRK
- a CDS encoding helix-turn-helix transcriptional regulator, translating into MHEIHLNPGQEWAFAVDGWRFFSVVSGQGYWLSDPVRSLDTGEAFMISPITKGVLRASQLAGLSGVYFQFHPDRLTDLLTPVERHFLEAKQTLERLALRHFPANDPVALEFASLAARSSPDASLASRSSVLRLIAMAVGIGPGVLASDSERRSSAAERFQALLGRITEAEFIRCSVESLALQCRCSTRHLSRLFRTTFSLSFSARQTELRMQKAAQMLRETDLRIAQIASECGYRHIGLFNATFKRRWKRTPSEWRQASRSADSSEVA